One window of Nymphaea colorata isolate Beijing-Zhang1983 chromosome 11, ASM883128v2, whole genome shotgun sequence genomic DNA carries:
- the LOC116263704 gene encoding laccase-14-like: protein MDSYRAVLLLLLLFCLAFCSLPSQADCRTTHYHDFVVAPTNYTRLCSSKNILTINGKFPGPTLYVNKGDRLIVNVVNLAPWPLTIHWHGLLNPGNPWSDGPEYITMCGIPAGTNFTHDLHFSEEEGTIWYHAHSDWTRWTVHGAVVVYPKVGATYPFPKPDKEYEVVISEWWKIDVMAMLHEKILTGADFNKSDAFTINGQPGDQHNCSEEGMTRFDFEHGRTYLLRLVNGAMTTGHFFGIANHTLKVVGRDGSYLKPFDTDFVVISPGQTMDILVQANQTEGLYYIGLNPYIATSETLYFDSTVTTALVEYEGSNTTSQSSIPFPDLPGVLDTKAAYDFVVQERSLASEEHPIDVPMEVDSRFMFTVSMNLQRCPNDSCKGVLGTRFSSSMNNVSFANPSIDILDAYYQHVKGIYTTDFPSYPPYLYNFTDEDLPDSLRYPEIGTRVKVLNYNETVEIVYQGTTVLQAINHPMHLHGYDFYVVGRGFGNFDPDKDPLNYNLVDPPRENTVGVPYGGWAALRFRANNPGVWLLHCHFERHFTWGMATVFIVKNGPTNETSLLPPPSYMPKCSDAQIIDNSGGYDPFDQ, encoded by the exons ATGGACTCCTACAGGGCCGTTCTCCTCCTGCTGCTTCTCTTCTGCCTTGCCTTCTGCTCACTCCCATCGCAGGCCGATTGCAGAACTACTCACTACCATGACTTCGTT GTGGCTCCAACCAATTACACGCGACTCTGCAGCAGCAAGAATATCTTGACCATCAACGGCAAGTTCCCAGGGCCAACTTTGTATGTAAACAAGGGAGACAGGTTGATTGTGAACGTAGTCAACTTGGCTCCTTGGCCTCTCACTATCCACTG GCATGGACTACTGAACCCGGGGAACCCTTGGTCGGATGGGCCGGAATACATCACCATGTGTGGCATCCCGGCAGGAACAAATTTTACGCACGATTTACATTTTAGCGAGGAGGAAGGGACCATCTGGTATCATGCTCATAGTGACTGGACCCGTTGGACGGTCCACGGTGCTGTTGTGGTCTATCCCAAAGTTGGAGCCACCTATCCATTCCCCAAGCCGGATAAGGAGTATGAAGTTGTCATAA GTGAATGGTGGAAAATTGATGTGATGGCCATGCTGCACGAAAAAATATTGACTGGGGCAGACTTCAACAAATCGGACGCATTCACCATAAATGGCCAACCAGGTGACCAGCACAATTGCTCTGAAGAAG GAATGACTCGGTTTGACTTTGAGCATGGCAGAACCTACCTTCTTCGCCTTGTCAACGGCGCAATGACAACCGGCCACTTCTTTGGCATAGCAAATCACACACTTAAGGTTGTTGGTAGGGACGGATCGTACCTCAAGCCTTTCGACACCGACTTCGTCGTCATCAGCCCAGGGCAGACTATGGACATTCTGGTGCAGGCCAACCAGACGGAGGGCCTTTACTACATCGGCCTCAATCCTTACATTGCTACCAGCGAAACTCTGTATTTTGACAGCACGGTGACCACGGCTTTAGTGGAATATGAAGGTTCCAACACCACCTCCCAGAGCTCCATCCCCTTTCCTGATCTTCCTGGAGTTCTCGACACCAAAGCGGCATATGATTTTGTGGTGCAAGAGCGGAGTCTGGCATCAGAGGAGCATCCCATCGATGTCCCAATGGAGGTCGACTCCAGGTTTATGTTCACTGTGTCCATGAACTTACAGCGCTGTCCAAATGACAGCTGCAAAGGCGTATTGGGCACCAGGTTCTCCTCAAGTATGAACAATGTATCATTTGCCAACCCTTCCATCGACATTCTGGATGCCTACTATCAACACGTCAAGGGTATTTACACCACCGATTTTCCGAGCTATCCACCCTATCTGTACAATTTCACGGATGAGGACCTTCCGGATAGTCTAAGATATCCTGAGATTGGAACGAGGGTGAAGGTGTTGAACTACAATGAAACAGTGGAGATCGTGTACCAAGGAACGACTGTCTTGCAAGCGATCAATCATCCGATGCACCTACATGGGTATGATTTCTATGTGGTGGGGCGGGGTTTTGGAAACTTTGATCCCGATAAGGACCCGTTGAACTACAATTTGGTTGATCCACCACGGGAGAACACGGTTGGAGTCCCATATGGTGGTTGGGCTGCCCTGAGATTCAGAGCAAACAACCCAG GTGTTTGGCTCCTGCATTGCCACTTTGAACGCCATTTTACGTGGGGAATGGCAACCGTATTTATTGTGAAGAATGGTCCTACAAATGAGACGAGCTTGTTGCCTCCTCCTTCATATATGCCCAAGTGCTCAGATGCACAAATTATTGACAACAGTGGGGGCTATGACCCATTTGATCAGTGA
- the LOC116263735 gene encoding laccase-14-like — translation MNPHKVLMLLQILACLAACFFPLQALSKIHYHEFVVAPTPYTRLCETKDILTVNGQFPGPTLYLNKGDKLLVNVINNAPYPLTIHWHGLLNPMNPWHDGPEYITMCGIKPGENFTHDLQFTTEEGTLWYHAHSDWTRVTVHGAVVIYPAVETTYPFPAPDQEYVVALGEWWLLDVMYMFQKKVSTGADFNKSDAYLINSQPGALYNCSAADITRFKFEQGKTYLLRLLNGAMSDALFFAIANHTLTVVGRDGSYLKPFDTEYAVISPGQTIDIIVNANQTKGLYYMGASAYIASGETAYADATITTALVEYEGHNSSDASPSIPYLPLYNDIAATYKFASQERSLASEDHPVDVPQEVDVKLMFTVSMNLENCPNASCAGINGTRFVSSMNNISFANPKIDILEAYYWSMKGIYRTDFPSFPPYLFNFTSDEYPDELMYPESGTRAKVLDYNSTVELVFQATNLLKADNHPMHLHGYDFYVVGRGFGNFDPDKDPLNYNLVDPPLENTVAVPYLGWAAVRFKANNPGVWLLHCHFERHFTWGMNTVFIVKDGPTSETSMLPPPTYMPKCTDSDLLFNTETVDLSHPSDH, via the exons ATGAACCCTCACAAGGTCCTCATGCTTCTGCAGATTCTCGCCTGCCTTGCCGCTTGCTTCTTCCCACTGCAGGCCTTGTCCAAGATTCATTACCATGAGTTCGTG GTCGCCCCAACCCCGTACACAAGGCTGTGCGAAACTAAGGACATCTTAACAGTTAACGGCCAGTTTCCAGGACCAACTTTGTATCTCAATAAAGGTGACAAGTTGCTGGTCAATGTAATCAACAATGCGCCTTATCCCCTCACCATCCACTG GCATGGACTGTTGAACCCGATGAATCCATGGCACGATGGGCCAGAGTATATCACCATGTGTGGGATTAAGCCAGGGGAAAACTTCACGCACGATTTACAGTTCACCACGGAAGAAGGCACCCTCTGGTATCATGCTCATAGCGACTGGACACGCGTGACCGTCCATGGCGCCGTCGTCATCTATCCAGCTGTCGAAACCACCTATCCGTTCCCGGCGCCAGACCAGGAGTATGTTGTGGCTTTAG GCGAATGGTGGTTACTTGATGTGATGTACATGTTCCAGAAGAAAGTAAGTACAGGTGCAGACTTTAACAAATCTGACGCTTACCTCATAAACAGCCAACCGGGAGCACTCTACAATTGTTCTGCAGCAG ACATAACCAGGTTTAAATTTGAGCAAGGCAAAACCTACCTTCTTCGCCTTCTCAATGGGGCAATGTCCGACGCGCTCTTCTTCGCGATAGCAAACCACACGCTCACCGTTGTGGGGAGGGACGGATCCTATCTGAAGCCCTTCGACACCGAATACGCCGTAATCAGCCCGGGACAGACCATTGACATAATCGTGAACGCCAACCAGACGAAAGGCCTTTATTATATGGGCGCGTCTGCTTACATTGCTAGTGGTGAGACAGCTTACGCCGACGCCACCATAACCACGGCACTGGTTGAATATGAAGGCCACAATTCTTCAGATGCCTCGCCCTCGATTCCGTATCTTCCCTTGTACAATGACATTGCAGCCACTTACAAATTTGCTTCTCAGGAGAGAAGTTTGGCTTCTGAGGATCACCCGGTGGACGTTCCGCAGGAAGTTGACGTCAAGCTTATGTTCACTGTCTCCATGAATCTCGAGAACTGTCCCAACGCAAGCTGCGCGGGCATTAACGGCACGAGATTCGTTTCGAGTATGAATAATATCTCGTTTGCGAATCCGAAGATTGACATTTTGGAAGCCTATTATTGGAGCATGAAGGGCATTTACAGAACTGATTTTCCTAGCTTCCCTCCTTATCTGTTCAATTTTACATCCGATGAGTACCCGGATGAGCTCATGTATCCTGAATCCGGGACAAGAGCAAAGGTGTTGGACTATAATTCAACCGTTGAGCTTGTTTTTCAAGCCACCAACCTGCTAAAAGCAGATAATCATCCCATGCATCTACATGGGTATGATTTCTATGTGGTGGGGCGGGGTTTTGGAAACTTTGATCCCGATAAGGACCCTTTGAACTACAATTTAGTTGATCCTCCGCTGGAGAACACCGTTGCAGTTCCTTACTTGGGATGGGCAGCTGTAAGGTTTAAAGCAAATAACCCAG GTGTTTGGCTTCTGCATTGCCACTTCGAGCGACATTTTACTTGGGGAATGAACACTGTGTTTATAGTGAAGGATGGGCCAACAAGTGAGACGAGCATGTTACCGCCACCAACATACATGCCCAAATGCACAGACTCGGATCTTCTGTTCAATACTGAGACTGTAGACCTATCTCACCCATCCGATCATTGA